A stretch of DNA from Rhodothermales bacterium:
TGGTCACGAACCGGTAGCTGGTGGTGGGCTCACCCTGTCCGCTGGTGAAGCGCCAGATCGCGGCTCCCGAGAGCACGACAACGACGCCGATGGCAACAATTTTTTTCATGGGGTACCCCACCTGACGGGGTTGTTCTCTAGGGAACGCTCTATGCGTTTGGGGCCCCGTACGCGAGGCCGGGTGGGCCGTTTCGCACGCTATAGAGTTGGAGCAGAAGCGTGACAGTTCCGTGACCAGCCGCCGGGACCGCCGGATGCGCCCGTATGGCGAACCGGCCGCCGCATCAACGCGTTGTGGGCGGGCCAAGCCTTTTGCCCATGCCCCACCCCTCCATCCGGCTCTACAACACGCTCACGAATTCCCCCGAGGAACTGCAGCTGATCGAGCCCGGACATCTGCGTTTCTATTCCTGCGGCCCCACGGTGTACTCCTATGCGCACATTGGGAATTTCCGGTCGTTCTTGACAGCTGACCTGATTTTCCGGCTGGGGCAGGCCGTCGGTCTGGACGTGACGTACGTCACCAACGTCACCGATGTTGGGCACCTGACGGAGGACGATGCGGCCGATGCGGGCGGAGAAGACCGCATGGCCAAGGCGCTCAAGTCCAAGGAAGGCGAACGATTCGCCAACGTCTGGGACCTTGCGCGCTATTACACGGAATCGCTGCTCGGCGACTGGCGCCGACTGAATCTGCTCGAGCCCACCGTGCGGCCCCGCGCAACCGAGCACATGCGGGAGCAGATCACCGCAGTGAGCGTGCTGCTCGAGCGCGGACACGCCTACGAAACGGAGCAAGGCATCTATTTCTCGGTGGCCTCCTTCCCTGAGTACGGCAAGCTGTCGGGCAACCTCAACGCCGACGCCCTCGACCAGGAAGTGCGCGAGGTGGTCTCCGATCCCGGAAAACGGGACCCCCGCGACTTTGCACTCTGGAAAAAGGACGAAAAGCACCTGATGCAATGGCATAGCCCGTGGGGGTGGGGGTTTCCCGGCTGGCACATTGAGTGTTCCGTGATGGCCTCCGCATACCTGGGAGAAACCATCGACCTGCACGCCGGGGGTGAGGATCTCATTTTCCCACACCATGAGTGCGAGATCGCCCAGGCGGAGGCCCTTTCCGGTGAGCCTTTCGCCAGGCACTGGGTGCACACTCGCTTTCTCCAGGTCGAGGGCGAGAAGATGTCCAAGAGCAAGGGCAACTTCCTGACGGTGCGACGGCTCACGGCCCCTCGCGACGACGACGGCTGGGGTGTCGATCCCCTGGCGCTCCGCCTGGCCTTGATGTCCGGGCACTATCGCAAGCCGTTCAACTTCACAAAGGCCACGCTGAAGGCATCGGGCAAGCATCGCGAGCGCATCGCCAGTGCAATCGAACTGTTGCGCACAGCCGACGGCGACGGGCCTGATCGCATCGGTGAGCGACTGGACGCCCTGTATGACCGCATGCTGGCGGCCCTTTGCGACGACCTGAACACCCCGGAGGCCATCGCCGCACTCATCGAGGGTGTCAAGTTGATCCACGGGATGTCCCGCGGCCTGAACGCCGAAAGCGCCCGGTCCGGTCTGGCCTGGTTTGACCGGGTAAACGCACTGTTAGGCGTCATCGAACCCGACACGGACGAACCGGCCTCGGACGCGGACGATCCGCATGTAGCCCGCATCGACGGTCTGCTCGCGGAGCGGCAGCAGGCACGAGCCGACCGCGACTTTGCCCGCGCCGACGCCATCCGCGATGAACTTGCCGCCGAAGGCATCGAAATCATGGACACTCCCGAAGGACCCCGCTGGAAACGCCGTCAGGACCTGTGAGCAACGCCCCTCCAACGCAACCCATGGACTACGGCACCCTGGACGGGGGCCTGGTTCGCATGATGAACCGCTTTTGGGCGGAGGGCACCCTGACTGGAGAGCCCGAGGAAGACCTGTATCTCAGGTCGAATGCCAACGCCGTGCTGTTCGGCATGCTCTACGACCAGCGCATGCTCGCGGAGCAGGCCTTCATGGGCGCCCGGCGTTTGCACGAGCGGCTTGGCCACCTCGACCCGGGAAAGATCGCACAGCATGATCCGGACGAGTTCCGCACGCTCTTTGCCCAGACGCCTGCGGTCCATCGTTTCACGAACAAGATGGCCGCCTACACGCAGCAGGTAGCGCAGGTCCTGGTCGACCAATATGACGGCGATGCCGGCAACATCTGGGCCGAGGATCGTTCGGCCGATGAGGTCGCAAAACTCCTGGAAAAACTGCCAGGATTTGGCAAGATGAAGGCCTACAAGATGCGCTTCGCCCTGCACTACTTCGGGTGGCGGGACTTCTCGGACGTGCCGGCGAAGGTCTGACCGGGGGTGCCCGCAGCTCATGCGGCGGCCTGACGGCCGGCGACCGCCAAGGGGGCGCGGGCTGACCGCTCGCGGCGCAAAGCGTTCAGGCGCGGTCGGCAGTTCGGGCTTCGGCCCGAAGCTCAGGCGCGCCCGCCCAGCCGAAAGACGAGCAAGCGCCCTTCGTTGTTGATCGCAAGATTCCTGGTAGCCACGGAGGCACCCTGAATCAGACGCTCCCAGGCGATATCTACCGCAGCGTCGAGCAGTCGGCTGGAATCGTGATCCTGGGAAGCGTTGAAAATGGAGTTTTCCCAGGCGATGCCTCCTCCCGGCACGCGGCGGGCAAAGCGCTCCATGTGATCCTTCGCAGTCATGACAGAGGGGGGTGAGTGATGACTGCAGGCCTTACAAGCCGTGTGCCGCCGCAAAACAGCCCCAAACGCACGCCCAGGGGCCCTGAAGCCCTGACCGACCCGGCAAAATCTGCCGGTCACCGCCTCCAGAACGAGGGTGCGAAGATGATCAGCATGGTGAAAATCTCCAGACGACCAGCCACCATCAGGAAGGAAAGCACCCACTTCCCTGCGGCGGGTATGTGCGCGTAGTTCTCTGCAGGCCCGAGCGTTCCAAACGCCGGCCCGACATTGCCCACGCTGGACAGGGCGCCTCCGAATGCAGTCAGGATATCCGCGCCGACGACCGTCATCGCGAGCGTGCCAAGGCCGATAAGCGCAAAGTAGAGCACAATGAAGCTCAGGACATTGCGCATCACTTCCTGCGGCACCACACGGTCATTCAGCCGCACATTGAGAACTGCCTGCGGGTGCACGAGCTGCTTCACTTCCTTGAAGGAGTTCTTGAACAGCAGTACATGCCGCACCACCTTCACTCCGCCTCCGGTCGAGCCGGCCATGCCCCCGACGAAAAACAGCACGAACAGCACGCCGATAGCCACCGGGGGCCACAGTTCGTAGTCCGCCGTGGCGAAGCCGGTCGTCGTGACGATGGCGGTGGACTGGAACGCACCAAACCGCAGGGCTTCCGTGAAGTCGGCATATCCCTGGCTGACTCCGCCCCCCGGCATCGCCAGGCGAACAGGGTCCCAAAGCGCCAGAGCAGTCACAACCGAAGCGACCAGCACGATTAGCGTGTAGACGCGGAATTCCGTGTCACGGAACACCGTGATGGCCTGCCCGCGCAGCAGCCGAAAGTGCAGGGCAAAGTTGACGCCCGCCACATACATGAACAGCGTGATCACCCAGTCCACGTAGGCTGATGAAAAGTGGCCCACAGAAGCGTTTCGGGTAGAGAAGCCGCCAGTCGCCATGGTCGCGAAAGCATGGTTCACGGCCTCGAACAATCCCAGCGCGGGGGCGAGAACCGCCACCTGAACCGCCGTGATGCCCACATAAATCAGCCACAATCGCCGGGCCGTCTCGCGCACTCGCGGAGTGAGCTTGTCGGCCGTCGGTCCGGGCACTTCAGCCTTGAAGAGCTGCATGCTACCCACGCCCAGGATCGGCAAAATGGCCAGCGTCAGCACAATGATGCCCATACCTCCCAGCCAGTGGGTCAGGCTGCGCCAGAACAGAAAGGCGTTGGGAAGCGATTCGATATCCGGATTTCCGCCCCCGCCCAGAATCGTCGCGCCTGTGGTCGTAAACCCGGAGACGGTCTCGAAAAAGGCATCCGTAAACGAAGCGGTCACCCCTCCCAGCAGGAGCGGAACGGCACCGGCCAGCGAGATCACAATCCAGGCAAGCGCGACAATGGCGAAGCCCTCCCGAATGCGAATCGCGTCCCCTTCGCCGCGGCCCCATCGCAACCACACGCCACCGCCTACTCCCATGGCTCCGAGCGCCGTCACGAGGAACGGCCACCAGGCCTCCTCCCCGTAAAAGGCCGCAACGCCGACGGGCGCCAGCATCGCAACTCCGGCAAACCCGACCAGGGCAGCCAGCGTGCCCAGCACAGCGCGCAGGTTGAGTACCATCAGGGCCGCGAGAAGAAGGACTCGACTTCTGCAAGCGCCGATTGACGCGCAAACACGAAGGCACGGTCACCCGCCGCAATGCGGGTCGAGCCCGTGGCGATTTCTACCGACTTGCCGTGATGCACACCCGCTACCAACATGTCTTTCGGCAGCGTCAACTCCTCCAGAGGGGCGCGCGTCACGGCTGACCGGGGCTGGGCTTCGATCTCCAGGATCTCGGCATCCAGCCCAGGCACCGACGCCACGCTCATGACATGCTGTCCTCGCAGGCTGCTGATGACCTCGCGGGATACCGTCAGCTTCATATTGACGGCTGAATCAAGACCAATCGACTGGCTGATGGGGATGTAGGCCGGCTTCGACAGGAGCGCGACCGTCTTGCGCACGCCCAGGTGTTTGGCCAGCAGACACGACACCAGGTTGGATTCCTCATCGTCCGTAAGTGCCACGACGGCGTCCATGTCCGGCATGCCCTCCATGACAAGCAGGTCGATGTCCGTGGGGGCGCCATGGATCACCAGTACCCCTCCCAGCAGCTCGGAGAGGTTTTGTGCCCGCTTTCGGTCCTCCTCCACCAGTTTGATCTGCCGATATCGCCCTGCCGACAATCGCTGGGCAACGCGCGCAGCCACCTGCGAGCCACCGATAATCATGATGTGTTCGATCCGGTGGTCCTTCTTGCCCATCACCTCGAGCACATGCGGTACGTGCTTCGGCTGCGCCGCCACAAAGACCACGTCGTTCTTGCGCAGCGTGTCTGCCGGACCCGGCAGAATGGTGCGAATGCCGCGGGTGATGGCCATCACGCCGATGTGTGGTGACGGATGCTCCTGCTGGAGCTGCTCGAGCGTGTAGCCCAGCACCGGAGAGTCCTCATCGAGCCGCAGCCCGACCAGATGCAGCTTGCCTTCGGCGAGCGTCACCACATCGGAAGCCCCCGCCCGGCGAATCAGGCGCTCCACTTCGGCTGCGGCGGCCTCCTCAGGGTGGATGACCGTGTCGATGCCGAAGTCCTCGTTGCTCAGCACCGACTCCTGGTGAGACAACTCTCCTGACCGCACGCGGGCGATGGTCGAGCGCGTGCCCAGCCGACTTGCCAGCATGCAGGCGACAATGTTCACCTCGTCGATCGTGGTGACTGCAATCAGCAGCTCCGCCGACGGCGCACCAGCCCTCTTGAGAATGTCCGCAGACGTGCCATTTCCGGTCACGGTCATCACGTCCAGCTTCTCGCGAACGACCGCCAGGGCGTCATCGTCCTTGTCGATGACCACCACGTCGTGCTCCTCCATCGCCAGCAGCCGGGCTACGTCGAATCCTACTTCGCCGGCACCGACGACAATTGCGCGCATGGGGATGGAGATGGGGACCTGAGTCGGTCCGCAAAATACGGCTAGTCGCTCTGCCCGGTATGGGAAAGCAGTGGGAATCGCGCCCAGAACACGGACCCCTCTCCCTCTTTGGTGTCGAATCCGATGCGGCCTCGAAGCTCCTCCACCGTGTTCTTGGCGATGGCCAGGCCCAGGCCGGTTCCACTTGTCTTGGTGGAAAAGGACGGGTTGAAGATCCGGTCCCGCAGCTCCTCCGGCACGCCCGAACCGTTGTCCGAGACCTCCCCCACTGCGACCTCGAGTTGCAGGTCCGTGTCGAATTCCCGCCGCGTGCAGACTTCGATGTGACCCGGCCGGTCGCCGTCGAGTGCCTCCAGCGCGTTCTTGATAAAGTTGATGTACAGGCGCCGCACGGCCTCGTGATCCGCCTCGATGAGCAGTGCCTCCTCCGTCAGACGCAGTTCGATCTGCACGGATGCATGCTCCTGCATCAGGGTGACGGCCTCGCGCACGATGTCGTTCAGATCCTCCCGCTCCGGCTTCTGAAGCGGCATGCGCGCAAAGCTCGAGAACTCGTCTGCAATGCGCGCGAGGCTGTCCATCTGCTCGATCAGTGTCTTGGTGATGCGGTCCAGAGTGTCCCGAAACGCCGAGCCTCCTCCGTCCCGATCGAACGCCCGCCTCAGGTGCTGCACAGACAGACGCATCGGCGTCAGCGGATTCTTGATCTCGTGCGCGACCTGCTGTGCCATCTCGCGCCACGCCAGCTGCCGCTCCTGGTGCGCGAGCAGGCGCCGGCTGTCCGCCAGCTGGTCCTGCATCGTATTGAAGGTGCCCACCAGATCTGCGATTTCGTCGCGGGATTTCAGGGGGCCGATGCGCTCGAACCGACCCTCCGCCACGCGTTGCAGGCCACGCTGGAGCCGGGCCACAGGCCGGGCCAGCGTGTCCGCAACAATCGAAGCGGTGACCATAACCACGATCATCAGCAGGAGGAGCGCACCGAAGAGGTACGCCGCGGTACGCGCGCGTTCCTCTTCGATGCGCTCCTGCTCGGGCAGGGTCGGCACAGACACGACGTACCGGGGCACGCCCTGCTCGTCGGGCAGGGCGCGGTACCCGGCCGTGTAGACAAAACGGCCCAGCCGCTCTTCCACCGACGCGAACCGGAAACCGGACACAAAGAGGTTCTCGTACGCCTCGATGGGGATGCGCGAAGAGATCAGCCGGTCGCGGACCAGCTGTGGGCGACTCGTCGATTCCAGCTCGACGCCGAGATACACGTTCAGGTCCAGGCCCACCTGGGCCGCCAGGGAGTCGACGTCCAGCCGTTCCAGCACCCGGTACGGCATCTCGTTCGGTCCAGCGCGCAGGGCCAACGTGTTCTCGACTCGG
This window harbors:
- a CDS encoding cysteine--tRNA ligase, coding for MPHPSIRLYNTLTNSPEELQLIEPGHLRFYSCGPTVYSYAHIGNFRSFLTADLIFRLGQAVGLDVTYVTNVTDVGHLTEDDAADAGGEDRMAKALKSKEGERFANVWDLARYYTESLLGDWRRLNLLEPTVRPRATEHMREQITAVSVLLERGHAYETEQGIYFSVASFPEYGKLSGNLNADALDQEVREVVSDPGKRDPRDFALWKKDEKHLMQWHSPWGWGFPGWHIECSVMASAYLGETIDLHAGGEDLIFPHHECEIAQAEALSGEPFARHWVHTRFLQVEGEKMSKSKGNFLTVRRLTAPRDDDGWGVDPLALRLALMSGHYRKPFNFTKATLKASGKHRERIASAIELLRTADGDGPDRIGERLDALYDRMLAALCDDLNTPEAIAALIEGVKLIHGMSRGLNAESARSGLAWFDRVNALLGVIEPDTDEPASDADDPHVARIDGLLAERQQARADRDFARADAIRDELAAEGIEIMDTPEGPRWKRRQDL
- a CDS encoding potassium transporter, encoding MVLNLRAVLGTLAALVGFAGVAMLAPVGVAAFYGEEAWWPFLVTALGAMGVGGGVWLRWGRGEGDAIRIREGFAIVALAWIVISLAGAVPLLLGGVTASFTDAFFETVSGFTTTGATILGGGGNPDIESLPNAFLFWRSLTHWLGGMGIIVLTLAILPILGVGSMQLFKAEVPGPTADKLTPRVRETARRLWLIYVGITAVQVAVLAPALGLFEAVNHAFATMATGGFSTRNASVGHFSSAYVDWVITLFMYVAGVNFALHFRLLRGQAITVFRDTEFRVYTLIVLVASVVTALALWDPVRLAMPGGGVSQGYADFTEALRFGAFQSTAIVTTTGFATADYELWPPVAIGVLFVLFFVGGMAGSTGGGVKVVRHVLLFKNSFKEVKQLVHPQAVLNVRLNDRVVPQEVMRNVLSFIVLYFALIGLGTLAMTVVGADILTAFGGALSSVGNVGPAFGTLGPAENYAHIPAAGKWVLSFLMVAGRLEIFTMLIIFAPSFWRR
- the trkA gene encoding Trk system potassium transporter TrkA translates to MRAIVVGAGEVGFDVARLLAMEEHDVVVIDKDDDALAVVREKLDVMTVTGNGTSADILKRAGAPSAELLIAVTTIDEVNIVACMLASRLGTRSTIARVRSGELSHQESVLSNEDFGIDTVIHPEEAAAAEVERLIRRAGASDVVTLAEGKLHLVGLRLDEDSPVLGYTLEQLQQEHPSPHIGVMAITRGIRTILPGPADTLRKNDVVFVAAQPKHVPHVLEVMGKKDHRIEHIMIIGGSQVAARVAQRLSAGRYRQIKLVEEDRKRAQNLSELLGGVLVIHGAPTDIDLLVMEGMPDMDAVVALTDDEESNLVSCLLAKHLGVRKTVALLSKPAYIPISQSIGLDSAVNMKLTVSREVISSLRGQHVMSVASVPGLDAEILEIEAQPRSAVTRAPLEELTLPKDMLVAGVHHGKSVEIATGSTRIAAGDRAFVFARQSALAEVESFFSRP